A genomic region of Bacteroidales bacterium contains the following coding sequences:
- a CDS encoding MATE family efflux transporter: MNYTYKQIWLINLPILVSLFMEQLINLTDSIFLGHVSQIDLGASALATMYYTAIYMLGFGFSLGAQVVVARRNGEGQYADTGKVFYQALIFLSVFAVVVFILSRLFSPLLLRMVITSDNVYQATMNYIGWRDYNYLFAFPLLAIRAFFIGTTNTRILTANSLVMVVCNIVFDYLLIFGKAGFPRLGISGAAIGSSLAGLVGLLFLIIYMWKHVDKERYGLHMVFDLRLSLHLLSISVWTMVRSFFCIAPWFLFFVAIEHLGERELAAANVVRSISMLFFVIVNSFATTTISLVSNLIGAKRSEQVMPTCRRVINLDYSIGIPLILLAFIFSDNLLGLFTNDTEVIRTAFYPFCVMLSTFIISVPAYTYCNTVIGTGNTKIAFVFQMINITVYLLYLFMLSRLPNVPLAMYWTAEQLYVIILFLLFLAYLKRNKWQNKNL; the protein is encoded by the coding sequence ATGAACTATACATATAAACAAATCTGGCTCATCAATCTGCCCATATTGGTGAGCCTGTTCATGGAACAATTGATCAATTTAACGGATTCCATATTCCTGGGACATGTCAGCCAAATAGACTTAGGAGCATCAGCCTTAGCAACCATGTATTATACTGCTATTTATATGCTCGGATTTGGTTTCAGCCTTGGAGCACAGGTGGTCGTTGCAAGACGAAATGGGGAGGGACAATATGCAGATACCGGTAAAGTGTTTTATCAGGCCCTGATCTTTTTATCTGTTTTTGCTGTTGTCGTATTCATACTATCCAGGCTGTTTTCGCCTCTACTCCTTCGCATGGTAATTACCTCGGATAATGTTTATCAGGCTACCATGAATTATATCGGGTGGCGGGATTATAACTACCTGTTTGCTTTCCCATTGTTAGCAATCCGGGCCTTTTTTATTGGAACGACCAATACCAGGATCCTTACAGCCAACTCCCTTGTTATGGTAGTATGCAATATCGTATTCGACTATTTGTTGATCTTTGGTAAAGCAGGATTTCCCCGGTTGGGGATCAGCGGAGCTGCTATCGGCTCATCGCTGGCCGGATTGGTCGGGTTGCTGTTTCTCATTATTTACATGTGGAAACACGTAGATAAAGAACGATATGGATTACATATGGTATTTGATCTGAGGTTATCGCTCCATTTGTTAAGCATATCCGTTTGGACCATGGTGCGCTCATTCTTTTGTATTGCTCCGTGGTTCCTGTTCTTTGTAGCGATTGAACATTTAGGGGAACGCGAATTGGCTGCCGCAAATGTGGTGAGAAGTATTTCCATGCTCTTTTTTGTGATTGTCAACTCGTTCGCAACTACTACGATTTCATTGGTCAGTAACCTTATCGGGGCAAAAAGATCGGAACAGGTGATGCCGACTTGCCGGCGAGTCATCAATCTGGATTATTCGATAGGTATTCCGCTTATATTACTGGCTTTTATATTTTCAGACAATCTGTTAGGGTTGTTTACGAATGATACGGAGGTTATCAGGACGGCATTTTATCCGTTTTGTGTCATGCTTTCGACATTTATCATTTCCGTACCTGCATATACTTATTGTAATACGGTGATCGGGACAGGCAATACTAAAATAGCATTCGTATTTCAGATGATAAATATAACTGTTTATTTGCTTTATCTATTCATGCTGTCCCGCTTGCCGAATGTTCCGCTAGCGATGTACTGGACTGCCGAGCAGTTGTATGTAATTATATTGTTCTTATTGTTTCTGGCATACCTTAAAAGAAATAAATGGCAAAATAAGAATTTATAA